The window TCCTCTTCTAGTACCCCTGACCTCTCTGTTTTGATGTCACCAGCCGCTGTTTTAGAGTATTTTGAGCTGTCAGATTTTGGAGATAGTCCAGCACCTGAGGTCTTCCCACTGCCTAGGCGACTGCATTCCCCCTAGATTCCTGAAGAAGGTCTTCCATGCTGTAGGCCCCTGGATTGCTAGTCTTGTTTACTCCTCTCTTGTCTCAGGGTTGTGCCTAATCCCTGTGCTATCCTTGgcattttaacattaaaagtggggtcatctggaccccacgagACGGCGcgctgaaccttttttttttaggattttttttatcttcactggtgttatataaataataaagtgaataaattgATGTCCCTTGGGTGCTGGCTTAATAGGCCCGGCGGCCCTTTTCCCAACCAGGAAGAGAGATCCCTGAGTTCTCTGGCAAGACCACTAGCTGGAGATCACATCTGACCCTGCGGGTGTCTGCATTCCTGCGGTGACCCCCACTTCTTTTAGGTGTCCTCCTCTTGAGGATGGGGAAGGGCCCCCTTGCTCTCCCCTGGACCTCTTGCAGGGTGAGAGGATGGTTGCCTTCAGCATGGGGCAGGTTTCCCTTGTGGTGTCCTAGTTTGTGCCTGGGGTTGGAGGTTGCTCAGAACTCCCGGGTGGTGGTGGGTGGCTTGTCTGGGGATAGTGGGGGTCTCTGGGAGATTGGGCCCTGAGCTGAGCCCCCTGGCGCAGCAGGGGGGTTATTCTTCTGGCTACTGGAGCTAGTATTCTTGGTGGCCCCTCTGCTTTCTGGTGGCTCTGTGCTGGCCCACCTGGCGTGGTGTGGAGGCAGGGGGTGGGGGTATTCTTCTGGCTTGGCTGGAGCTTGCATTCTCTGTGCCCCCCTGGTTTCTGGTGTTGGGGGGCCCTATGAAGGTCCTTTCCAGTCCAGCAAAAAAGTATACAAAcataatgaatataaataaagtttagccttaaacacaaaaggagtttatacaaatatgcaccttgtgtgtcagaagattcataACCCCCCTATTCATATCTGATTGCTCAGATCCTGGAcaggaaaagttaaaaaaaaaaaacggattctCAAATTGTCCTTtcggtgtgaatgtgagtgtatGAGGTTGTCTATGTTTCTATGACCCTACAATGAACCGTCTAACTGTCCAGGGTTACTCCAGTTACACCCTACCATTGGTGGGATAGGCTCTGTTTAAATGACACGTCATTTGATCTCTTTTTATCAACCAAGCTTGTTTTTAGATGGGAAACTGAATCAATCAATTATTCCATGATACTCAGCAGTAAAATTAACTCAATGCTATTTAATATTTGCTAATATTAAATATCATCCCATAAAGAAGAAATCTTTTCTCAGTGGATCAAAATACTCACACAGAAGAATTTCTGGTAACTTGACGAATTTGAATGTTAACCCCACATTTTCCGCTGGCAGTGCAGCGTCTGCATTTTTCtctctgaagatttttttttagccgcGAGTGCATCACTGTTGTCCATTAGACAAGCTGACGAAAGCAATTCAAAGAGAATTACTTCCTGAGTTGCTCTTCCTCTCCTAGAGCTCTCACCTCCCACATTCGAAACACCACAAATACCTTTTATTAGTGCAGCATGGCGCTCACAGGAACGGGACGTCAATTCCACATCACTTCCAAAAGGAATCCTATCTTTGTTTAATACACAAGTTAtttgaaaacatcattttaatcatGTAAAGACTGTTTGGAAATGCATCAAAagcttatttaattttaattcgtTCTTTCACTTTCAGATCTGTAAAAACAAGAGTGTGATTGTTGTTGTGGTGAACAGTGTGTTAGGTAAGACAATGGAAAAGAGTCATTCTATGTGACAAGGTTCACTTTCCATGAGATCAACGAAGATATTGAATGTAGGAAAAACATCACAAGCATTTCTAGAAGCCTGTTGTTTGCAATAATTGAACTCTCTGGCttcaaaggtttttgtttttgtctctttttaatcatttgggGTGTGACGATTAATCGATTAGCCAACTGatcaatttctattcctacgatccatATCAATTTGTTTGAGGCAGAATCGAATCGACCTGTAccataaaaaatcatttagaatgtggataaatcaataaatgaatcaaTCTTTGAAAATCCCTAGAggtatgtttattttactataaacgTAAAAATGACCATCATAgcaaaaaacacagcaaaaaatgatcattacattctaatgtgtggaaacagTTTGAATTTTGCAGATGCGTGACCACACAGTGTGGTAAAATGTGTTAAGAATGTTTGTATTaatttgatgtggaaaaacaagaactttattaatctaaAATCTGAATGGATTTgatattaatttttgtttacttgtttgtttgtacacatgttAATGTAcatttgattatcttgcaagaaaaatgaatctggaaaacttcacctgcaccgTCCAGTCCCAGGTATTTCTCTCTAAAGCGGAATTTTTGGCCTGGATCAATtgtaggtcagtgaatcggatcattcAATATCAACCAAAATCGAAAGTGAATGAAATCGGCAACCACAAATATCGAatacaatcattttaaatgagtCATTTCACTCCTAGTAATTATTCTgtagttttttggggttttctcAGTCAGACAGACTGAGTTGCTGAACTAAGTTAGAAGCAGATTTTTGTCTACTGTCATAATAACTTGGAGATAATTGATCTATTCCACTTTTGTGCTTTAATTTGTTGGTTTCATTTGATATCCTTTGGAACAGGGCAGTGGTTAGCCCTCTCACtgcacagcgagaaggccctggttccaATCCCAGCCGCCGCCTTTCATcgtgcatgttctccttgtggaGGTGTGGGTTTTCTACACATCCAAAAAAATGCTTGGgaaggcaactccaggcctcgagggccgcagtgtctgcataATTTCCAGATCTcaaagccctactcatgactcaAAACTGGTAACTTGTCCGGGGCATACCACCCTTTCCCCAACAAGACAGGCTCTGCAACCTCATGAAAAGTGAAATAgggggttaagaaaatggatgaatccttaaaaataaaaacttttcacaataaaatgacttgaataactGTTAAGATAGGCTCCAGCTCCCATTGTGCACGGAATTGACCTGAGAATGCTCAGAAAGTGTGTTACATGAGCTTCAAAGTCAGCCAGTTCCAGGTAATTTCATCTCTGTTGAGCTCAAACTTCTTTTAAATCGTTCACGTCTTTCTCACACTTTTTTTGGTCCACATGCATGTTCtcacttttttcttcacaaaaaagtatttttcctttCTGACTAAGAAAGAGCTGATGGAAACTGATTCTATGACACAtgtcaacaaaattaaaagaacatgttGGCCCATATAGACGCTTGTAGTGAAAACCTTCTCGTTTTGCCTGCAAAGAAATCCGTTTTAGAGATAATGGGATCAGATCACATGAAAATGAATGCGGGGGAGTAACATTTCTGGTATGAGATTtgcaaaaaagttgttttttgacgtatgaaattgtgattaaattctttaaaaaagacagatgtGTGAAGAGAGATTTTTGTAAGGAAGTAGTTGATGTGCATGAGTTAATGTATCAGTGCTACGTGCCATAAGCTTCATCTCATTGGTGTCTGCAGGTGTAATTCCTCAGACACCAGCCGGCAGGCGCTCTACCACCCCCAGCTGGACAGATGTGGAGCAGAAGACGAGGCTAAACTGAGGAAATCAAACTGGCAGTGTGACTCCAGAGGAATGATTAAACACTCAAACTTGACTCTGTATCTTCTGTCAAGCACTGGctataaaaacacactttcatcaaataataaatacaactgGATGGACACTTTAGAAATGTAATCAATGCACTATGTGAGTTGTTAAAgccactattttatttttttccaagttttcattaaaaataaaaatacccaAATTGTTGGTACTGCTGTTATAACAGTTCATCAAGGTGTCATCCATATATCTGGATCAGTGGCTCGGTAATACAATCtttgcatttgattaaaaagagaagcagaaatGGAAGCTGCAGCAGCCGTTTTCTGAGAATTTAAGTGGcttttgttcacctttcggcttatccagTAAGCTTTCATTGATTCACAGAGGTGgcttggcagagagttttacaccggatgcccttcctgacataaACCTGCATTTTGAAGCCACAGAGAGACCAAAGTTCCTGTGTGCCAGTCCCACAAACAGCCGAcggagccatccagctgctaCAAAGTACACAgtaaaatgacatattttcaaGTCGGCCTGTTTCCCCCTGCTGGGCTTAGATCAATGttataatatattaatattgaTGTGCTAAAAATGTAGAGTttctattattataattattatcatTAACATCCTCTATAAATGCTGTATTGCATGCAAATTGCtattgacatgttggaattaaatttcaataataattaattGCTAACAGGCTTccagaagttagaagctgggaaAATATGGTGAACTGGAGTCTTCTATTTTCATCGACTTCTCCTCTCcactatttttgatttttcatttagttctccatgcctctgtttggtgcagtgtgattcacgtgttgtctGTCTTTCCCACTCCAGCGGAAGAGATTCCAGGAGGCTCGTCTGTGCCTGtttttggctgtggacctcacctctggcttgtTCAACACCACCTGGACAAAGTTCATTTGCTATTCAAACATgcagttgtagagttagataagataattctttttttatcagtcctggtacatcgcctgtctgtcctgggagaggatctctccttcatgtggacatctctgaagtttcttcttcttttttcccagaatcctgtttgtttttcctcaccTAGAAGAAGGGTCTGAcgctggggtgtcaaactcaatcacacaggggaccaaactccaaaacacaccttaggttgcgggccgatcaggaaaaacatttattgaacattttttttaactttaaaaactgaactttttaacataactatgaataaaaaaggcaggaattttgttctcaacttaaaccttaaataactttcaaacttatacaagttagaaatgagcacaagataagaTTGgcccgttaataacaataaaataaaatgatggcCCAATAATTATTAGGGAAAATTAGGGACCTAattccggcccccgggccttgactttgacacgtgtggtctaagggcagggatgcccagtttagtctgtttagtttagtttagcaatcagcttttgtctaaattttataactgatttgatgtttttggacaattaccgGAGTGAAGGCtgttgagacaactgtgttgtaatattgggctcaataaataaaactgaattggaTGATTTTGGAGGTTTACATGATCGCGTTTTCAAGGTAAAGTCCCTGGATTATCAGGACCTGGAATGATCATTTCTCATCCTCGTATCATACGTGTTGCTGCAAAAATTGGAACGTTTTAAAGATTACAAACTAAAACTGAGCTGGAGACTCAAAATACAGCCTGAAAGACTCAACTGCAGACAcaccaaagaactgaatctgaACTGGGtctgtttgtattttgattttacaGTCAATTATCTTTAACTTTTTGGAGAGTTTTCCTGGATTCTTCTTGCAAATCAATCCTAatgatcttgtttttttttttttttttttttttgcagaagtaatagacaaaaagaaacacttctTTGCACaatgttttgactttattttcttcCAGTTTAATTATTACATTGTATTTGGTGACAAATATCTTACAAGAATCTTTCTTACAGTAAAACCTGAACTTAACTTACTTACATtagtacactttttttcccttttcagaATTATCTTTAAACAAGTTCAACAAAGAGAACagttgtgttgttttccagAAAACTTCTCATTTatggacaaaaaaatctgccaccatttatgtttttttagttacttATGATTGAATTATTGACTGTTGGGTAAAAAATAGCTCAGAAATGAAGATGAATCTTCTCAGGGAACCATCATCTCTTCATATGTTTTACTCTTTAATTGTGATcagattttttgtattaataaatgtaaagtGTGTGTCAGTGTCTGCAAGCAGCTCTACTGATACAAAGTTGTGTGTAAGCTGAAGTAAAGTGTCAAATCACTGCTGAAACGCAGTTTTAGAAAACCTGCTCTCACACAAATGTgcactgaagctgaaacagTCCACGTGTGAAATGATGAGTGTGCATTTTCATCCATCACCACAAGATGGAGACGACTAACAGACAGAAACCTTCATGTTTTTATGCtgccatttcaaaataaaagcaaatacttGTTTAAGCATCCTGCATTAGAACGTCaaactttttccatttcttgATAAATGAAGCTGCTTCTACAATCTGAtgaattttataaaaatcataaaatacttCACTAGTAagtgtgtaaaaatgtacaagagcttaaattgattaaagTGAAATCAGAAACATCTCAAGTGGTTGATCAGGCGACTAATTCTGGGTTTTGTGTCCCAGTCCCTCCAGCCAATCCAGAACCGTGTTCAGTTCTCCCACGGCCTTCTGGGCCGCCTCCTGGATCTGCAGCTGATGGAGGGAGGAAAAGGGATTAgatcaggggagtcaaactcaatcgcacgaggggccaaaatcctaaacataacttaggtcgaacaggataaacatttattgaacactctaaaactacattttaaactttaaaaccataattttttaacataattataagatagatatataggattaaatgcaataatgctagtgtgaatgctgtaagatgaatttggctccttaatatgctagtgctgatagctaaagatgctgaaattgatagctgaaaacactgaagctgatttctgaaaacactgaaggtgatagctaaaaacactgaagctgattgctgaaaacactgaagctgatagcttaaaacactaaagctaatagctgaaaacactgaagctgataactaaaaacactgaagctgattgctaaaaacactgaagctgattgccaaaaacactgaagctgattgctaaaaacactgaagctgattgccaaaaacactgaagctgattgctaaaaacactgaagctgattgctaaaaacactgaagctgattgctaaaaacactgaagctgattgctgaaaacactgaagctgatttctgaaaacactgaagctgatagctaaaaacactgaagctgatttctgaaaacactgacgctgatttctgaaaacactgaagctgattgttgaaaacactgaagctgattgccaaaaacactgaagctgattgctaaaaacactgaagctgattgctaaaaacactgaagctgatagctaaaaacactgaagctgattgctaaaaacactgaagctgattgctgaaaacactgaagctgatttttgaaaaaactgaagctgatagctaaaaacactgaagctgatttctgaaaacactgacgctgatttctgaaaacactgaagctgattgctgaaaacgctgaagctaaaatattagctaaatgccaattagcctaaatatcaacaaaaaagcttaaattagccaaaacagctagcatgtagctgaaatattagctaaactccaaaatagcttaaaagaaTCTTActaaataccaatttttaaaactttgaaaccataacttttaaacataattatgaataataaaaaggcaggcatattattgcagaataataactttcagtattttactctccataaaaatatattttgtcaaagtaatacaagttagaaataagtgcaataTAACATcaggctattaataacaataaaataaaatgatctggagggccggatccggcccccgggccttgacttttacaCATGGATTAGACCTTACATcttccaaaatgtaaaatgtcatgTTGTATTTGTTTGTCTCACCTTGTCAAACTCTGTGTGCATGGAGTCGATTTGTCGTTGAGTTTCTTCTCCACAGTGACAGTGCTGTGGAAACAGATCAGCACCGTCGTGAGCTTGTTGACTCTAACAGCAGAGCGGGCCGGTGACCTTCAAACTTACACATTTGTGCATGTCTCTTCTGATGCTGACGAAGGCGTTGGCCAGAGCGCTGGAGCAGCGAAGCTGGTGCGGCTCAGAGGGGCTGAAGTGACTGAACACTCGCTCCACGTAGAAGCGCAGCAGGAGTCGCAGGAAGCAGCACGTCTGACCCTCCTGGAGGAGATGCACAGGAGACAATTTAAGTCATCATCACATGCAGAGTTTAGGGagaaatttacacacaaattcttacctgaacattttttatcagaGATTTATCCAGAATTTTGACTCCGATCTCAGTGTCTCCTGATATCTGGTACATAAGAACACCTGTGTTATAGCCAGGGTTGTTAGAGCTCTGCTCTTTTGGTCACTTTTTTACAAACTCACCGCATGTGAGCGCACGTCGGAGTAATATTTGCGCAGCTCGTGAGTGTGCACGTTGAAGGAGCAGCTGTCTGCATGCAGAGTCCGACTCTCCGCTGCTTTACCCAGGATGAGGAGCAGGGAGACCAAGCAGCCGAGCAGCATCTTCATCACCATGGTTACCttgtttaaacacattttgccAAATTGAACCGTCATCTTTCTTAGCCCATCAAATTATGATCATGACCCAAACAGAGTTCCAGAGTGGAGAGCCATCATGACCCAACAAAGCCCCAGACTCACCTGTGTGCTGGGATGAGCTGTGACTGAGGCGAGGAGCAGATGTGTCTGGGTGCACCTGTGCTGCCTTTTTATATGGTAGGTGGAGGGGATTTCACCAGGTGTTTTACTACGTGCACTCACATAAAAATAGATGCATCAGCAAGATTGACAGTGCAGGAAAAGCGTGATGCAGGAAAAAGGAACTAGTTGCATCACCATTAAAAGAAAGGGAATAAGAATGATAAACATTTGGATGTGtagtttgtgggttttttttcgcagaagaaaaagtttcagacacaACAATTGGTTGAGTCATTCATTAgtgttatcattttattttgtaaatgaggAGTAAAGTGATTTTCATTAATAAGAGTGATTTGGTTTATCGCTAAATTCTGCTTTGTCATCGTTTCAGATTTCTCAAGCTTTATAATCGATGGGATGtcttccaaaaataaatcagacattAAAAGGTGAGACATGTAAAAGGTTTGCTTGAACTGATTCCAAGTCAGTCAGGCATTGTCGGAAACACTAGTCAGACCTGCTCCTCGGTACGTTCCTGCAAAAACAGGAATTTCCTGCGCTCACAGAAATTACTGTTGATTCCTGTGATGGAAGCGCCAAAGGCTTTTACTGAAGTGCAACGCTtcctcatttgttttctttcaaagaaaCATCTTTAATCCATGTATGCAATTATTtgattctttatttaaactctgCTCTTATCTAATAAGGTTATTGCATTTTTTGATACATCGTCACAAGTATAAGCTGCAGTGAATTCTTTCAGCAGAAAGATGCTCTACTTTGTTATTTTGCTGACAGAAcattattgaactttaaaattctATCTAATAACAGAGTCTGCTGAGTCCTACAGGCAATATTTAAGGCAGCCTAAACATTAGAAATCTAATTTTAAGAGGAAAAGTGAATTTTCCATCCTTAAAGTAAATTTTGCTTAACAATAAATTGTATAAGATCCCCAAATTTAGAacacaagcattcaaaaagggaaaaataagctttaaaagCTGCTAGATAAAATGACTTAAACCTCAATATGATacagttcaaacatttttgtgctagttctaagcaaataattgatatttttttagttttatatacctacttgttgttcattttgattaaagtgacaaataaaAAGCTATTGTAATAAGTGGAAAAGACTCATTTTAGAGCCAAATGTGAACAAACTGAGTATATAACCTTAAAACAAGTCCCCATTCTGCAGCAGAGTCACTCACActcactcacatgcacactgaGGGGCAATTCGGAGGCACCAGGGAAGCAGTGCACCATCGTGGAGGCCCAGTCAACACTTACAGaacaaaataactttatttcttaatgtaacctttatttaaccacgataggtcccattgagatttaaaacctatttttcaagggagccctgggcaagaatcaaaacaacaataaactaCATCAAATGTTAAACAGTTAGAACAGGGTTACAATCCTGATTCAAAtttcatataaattaattaGTTTAAA is drawn from Oryzias melastigma strain HK-1 linkage group LG5, ASM292280v2, whole genome shotgun sequence and contains these coding sequences:
- the il19l gene encoding interleukin 19 like isoform X1, coding for MTVQFGKMCLNKVTMVMKMLLGCLVSLLLILGKAAESRTLHADSCSFNVHTHELRKYYSDVRSHAISGDTEIGVKILDKSLIKNVQEGQTCCFLRLLLRFYVERVFSHFSPSEPHQLRCSSALANAFVSIRRDMHKCHCHCGEETQRQIDSMHTEFDKLQIQEAAQKAVGELNTVLDWLEGLGHKTQN
- the il19l gene encoding interleukin 19 like isoform X2, with the translated sequence MVMKMLLGCLVSLLLILGKAAESRTLHADSCSFNVHTHELRKYYSDVRSHAISGDTEIGVKILDKSLIKNVQEGQTCCFLRLLLRFYVERVFSHFSPSEPHQLRCSSALANAFVSIRRDMHKCHCHCGEETQRQIDSMHTEFDKLQIQEAAQKAVGELNTVLDWLEGLGHKTQN